The nucleotide sequence GAATACCGTCCGCGCGCTGGCCGTGAAGGAACCCGTCCGGCAGGCGCCGCACGCCGTCACCGTGGCCGCACTGGCCGGGGGCGGGGAGTGTCGCCACCGCTCGCCGTCCTACCTGGAGCGTGGCATCGCCATGGCGGAGCAGCGCATCGCCGATGCCCGCAGCGCGGTCCATTCCACCGTGTACCGGACGTTCCTCGCCGTGCTGTCGACCCACGGCCGGTGTGGCTGCCTCACCGAGGACCACATCGCGCGCCTGTTCACCGCCGCGCAGACCAAGGGCGAATCGCCCCGGCACTGCGCCGACGCGTGGACCAACGCCCGCGCCAAGTTGGGACTGTGACCATGTCCGACGACGAGAAGAATCCCGCCCGCGAGGTCATCACCAACTACGCACAGGCGCACTTCCGGTACTTCCGTACAGCCGACGGAACCGTGTACGCGCAGAAGAACGGTCACCCCGTCGCCCGCCCGATCCGCTCCCAGGGCACCACGGGAAGCCACCGACAGGAACTCATGGTCGGCCTCTTCAGGGACGGGCGCGGCGTGTTCAACGGGACGGCACTCAAGGAGGCGTTGGACTTGATCGAAGCACTCGCGCTGACCGAGGACGTACAGCCCACCCACATCCGCGTAGCCCCCGGATTCGACGGCGCGACATGGCTCGACCTGGGCCGCAACGACGGCAAGTCCGTCCGCATCCACCCCACCGGCTGGGACATCCTCACCCCCGACCCGCGGGAAGTCTGCTGGCGGCGCACCCAGCTCACCGGCGAACTCCCCCTGCCCGCCCAGGACACCAATGGCAAGGGAATCGACCTCCTGCTCAGGCTCTGCAACTTCGCCAGCGCCGAGACCGAGTGCCTGGCCATCGCCTGGCTGATCGGCTGCCTGGAGCCGTCCGTGCCCGTCCCCGCCCCGTTCCTCACCGGCCCCCAGGGGGCGGGCAAGTCCACCGGCGGCCGGATGCTCGTGCGGATCATCGAGGGCATGAGCGGTGACCTGCGCCGGGCGCCGAAGGACGAGGAGAACATGATCACGGCCGTCGCCGCCGGATGGGTCACCGCCCTGGACAACCTCTCCCACCTGCCCCCGGACCTGTCCGACCTCATGTGCTGCATCGTGACCGGCGCCGAGAGCATCAAGCGCGCGCTCTTCACCGACGGGGACGTCGTCCGCTCCCGTTACCGGCGCCCCATGTTGCTGACCGGTATCGACGTCGGTGTCATCCGGCCCGACCTCGCTGAACGTCTCCTCCCGCTCCGTCTCGTGCGACCCCGGGTGCGGCGGACCGAGGCGGAGCTGTGGACGGAGTACGCGGAGATCCTTCCGGTCGTTCTCGGCTCCCTGCTGGACCTGACAGTGAAGGTGCGGGCCGCGCAGGCAGAGACCCCCACCGACCTGCGGATGGCCGACTTCGCCCACCTGTGCGCGCAACTCGATGCGGCCACCGGGTTCGGCTCGCTGGCCGCGTACCGGGCCAGCCTCGATGACCTCAACGACGACGTCATCGAGGGAGACCTCCTCGCACAGACGGTCTTGAAGCACGCCACCGGGCTCGATGCGGGCACGGAAGTCCGCATGACGTCCACGGAGTGGCTGCACTGCCTCACCGGCCTCTACAGCGGCGAGGAGTGCCGTCCCCTGCCCAAGGGCTGGCCCACCACCGGCAAAGTCCTCTCCGACCGGCTCAAGCGCCTCCAGCCGACCCTCGCCGCACGCGGCGTCCTCATCGACTGGGGCCGCACCAGCGCCGCCCGCTACATCGAGATGACCCGCCCCGCGACACCGCCCCCGCACCAGCAGGAACCGGCGTTCTGACCCGCGCCACCGCGGCGCCGCACCGAACAAGCAAGAGGAGCACCCCGCGCCCGAGCGGTGCTCCTCTTGCTGTTCCGGCGGCTTGCCGCCGCTGCACAAGACGCGCCGCGAAGCGGCTCCTTCTTCAGGTCCTGAGCAGCACCGCACCACCACAGACACCACCCCCCTCTTCTTTTTCCTAAGAGGAGAGACCTTGCGTCACACACGTCACCAGCCACCCGAACCCGGACCCTAACCAGCGGCTACAGCGGTGACGCAGACGTCCAAACCTGCGTCATCCCGCGTCACCCGCGTCACGGGTGACAGAACCCCACCCCGCCATGTGACACGCCCCAAGCTGCCCGCGTCACCACATAACAGCAGGTCAGAGCCACAAATGACGTGCGTGACGCCATGACGCAGAATTCCGCGCTTCGGACAGGCGCGGCCCCCGGAAAGCCCAACACGCGTCAATGCTCCGGGCACCTTCCCCACCGGGAGGGCACCGGCGATTCCTTCCCGCCGCGTCACGGAGGAGAGAACTCCGATGAGCACCGCTACGGCGATAGTCGAGCCCCTTCTCTACACCCCTGAGGAAGCAGCGGAAGCGCTCCGCATGGGGCGCTCCACCATCTACGAGTTGATGGCCGACGGGACGCTGAAGTTCGTCAAGCGCGGACGGTCACGGCGGATACGCGTGACCGACCTCGAAACCTACGTGGCGAGTCTCGCCACCTCCAACTGAACATTGCTCAACCGAGGTGGGCCGGTGCATCCGGCCCACCTCCCGCTTTGGAGGACTACTTGAGCCCCCGCAAGCTGAACATGGAGTCGTCCATCTACCTGGGGAATGACGGCCGGTGGCACGGCCGCGTCACCATGGGCGTGAAGAACGACGGAAGCCCGGACCGCCGCCACCGCCAAGCCAAGACTGAGCCAGCCGTACGCCGGAAGGTCAAGGAGCTGGAGAAGCTGCGGGACGAGGGGCGCGCGCCCGTCGCCGGGCGGAAGCCGACCGTGGCCGAGTGGATGACTACGTACCTGACCACGATCGCGAGCTTGAAGCTCAAGCCCCGCTCGCTGGATGACTACTGGTCGAAGACCCGGAACGACATCATCCCGGGCCTCGGTCAGCACCGTCTGGACAAGCTGGCGCCGGAGCACTTGGAGACGCTGTACGCGGCCATGCTCGAAGAGGGCCACGCGCCCTCTCACGTGCTCAAGGTGCACC is from Streptomyces hygroscopicus and encodes:
- a CDS encoding ATP-binding protein, producing the protein MSDDEKNPAREVITNYAQAHFRYFRTADGTVYAQKNGHPVARPIRSQGTTGSHRQELMVGLFRDGRGVFNGTALKEALDLIEALALTEDVQPTHIRVAPGFDGATWLDLGRNDGKSVRIHPTGWDILTPDPREVCWRRTQLTGELPLPAQDTNGKGIDLLLRLCNFASAETECLAIAWLIGCLEPSVPVPAPFLTGPQGAGKSTGGRMLVRIIEGMSGDLRRAPKDEENMITAVAAGWVTALDNLSHLPPDLSDLMCCIVTGAESIKRALFTDGDVVRSRYRRPMLLTGIDVGVIRPDLAERLLPLRLVRPRVRRTEAELWTEYAEILPVVLGSLLDLTVKVRAAQAETPTDLRMADFAHLCAQLDAATGFGSLAAYRASLDDLNDDVIEGDLLAQTVLKHATGLDAGTEVRMTSTEWLHCLTGLYSGEECRPLPKGWPTTGKVLSDRLKRLQPTLAARGVLIDWGRTSAARYIEMTRPATPPPHQQEPAF